The following coding sequences are from one Saccopteryx bilineata isolate mSacBil1 chromosome 3, mSacBil1_pri_phased_curated, whole genome shotgun sequence window:
- the CEBPD gene encoding CCAAT/enhancer-binding protein delta isoform X3, producing the protein MSAALFSLDGPVRGAPWPAEPAHFYEPGRTGKPARVSEPGASVPAMYDDESAIDFSAYIDSMAAVPTLELCHDELFADLFNSNHKACPAGAGALEQLPGDLARPPGPGPAAPRHLKREPDWGDSDAQASLLPAQVAACAQTVVSLAAAAQPTPPTSPEPSRYSPGPSPGPGPVREKSAGKRGLDRGSPEYRQRRERNNIAVRKSRDKAKRRNQEMQQKLVELSAENEKLHQRVEQLTRDLTGLRQFFKQLPSQSFLPATGTADCRDSCTLGAPGAFQYHVCSWAPRRPRGTETEAARNRQIPCY; encoded by the exons ATGAGCGCTGCCCTTTTCAGCCTGGACGGCCCGGTGCGCGGTGCACCCTGGCCCGCAGAGCCCGCACACTTCTACGAGCCTGGCCGGACGGGCAAGCCAGCCCGTGTGAGCGAGCCGGGCGCCTCTGTCCCCGCCATGTACGACGACGAGAGTGCCATCGACTTCAGCGCCTACATCGACTCCATGGCCGCGGTGCCCACCTTGGAGCTGTGCCACGACGAGCTCTTCGCCGATCTTTTCAATAGCAACCACAAGGCGTGCCCGGCGGGCGCGGGTGCCCTGGAGCAGCTGCCTGGTGACCTCGCAAGACCCCCGGGCCCAGGCCCCGCTGCCCCGCGGCACCTCAAGCGCGAGCCCGACTGGGGCGACAGCGACGCGCAAGCCTCGCTGCTGCCCGCGCAGGTGGCGGCGTGCGCGCAGACCGTGGTGAGCCTGGCGGCTGCCGCACAACCAACACCGCCCACGTCGCCGGAGCCGTCGCGGTACAGCCCGGGACCGAGCCCAGGGCCAGGCCCGGTCCGGGAGAAGAGTGCGGGCAAGAGGGGCCTGGACCGCGGCAGCCCGGAGTACCGGCAGAGGCGCGAGCGCAACAATATCGCGGTGCGCAAGAGCCGCGACAAGGCCAAGCGGCGCAACCAGGAGATGCAGCAGAAATTGGTGGAGCTGTCGGCCGAGAACGAGAAGCTGCACCAGCGTGTGGAGCAGCTCACGCGGGACCTGACCGGCCTCCGGCAGTTCTTCAAACAGCTACCCAGTCAGTCCTTCCTGCCGGCCACGGGGACCGCGGACTGCCG TGATTCCTGCACGCTGGGGGCTCCAGGAGCATTCCAGTACCATGTATGCAGCTGGGCACCTAGAAGGCCGCGCGGGACCGAG acagaagctgcaaGAAACAGACAAATTCCTTGTTACTGA
- the CEBPD gene encoding CCAAT/enhancer-binding protein delta isoform X1, producing the protein MSAALFSLDGPVRGAPWPAEPAHFYEPGRTGKPARVSEPGASVPAMYDDESAIDFSAYIDSMAAVPTLELCHDELFADLFNSNHKACPAGAGALEQLPGDLARPPGPGPAAPRHLKREPDWGDSDAQASLLPAQVAACAQTVVSLAAAAQPTPPTSPEPSRYSPGPSPGPGPVREKSAGKRGLDRGSPEYRQRRERNNIAVRKSRDKAKRRNQEMQQKLVELSAENEKLHQRVEQLTRDLTGLRQFFKQLPSQSFLPATGTADCRDSCTLGAPGAFQYHVCSWAPRRPRGTERGKGETEREREGAGSINSHMCLDQASPGFRTGNLSISRLMLYPLRHHRSGL; encoded by the exons ATGAGCGCTGCCCTTTTCAGCCTGGACGGCCCGGTGCGCGGTGCACCCTGGCCCGCAGAGCCCGCACACTTCTACGAGCCTGGCCGGACGGGCAAGCCAGCCCGTGTGAGCGAGCCGGGCGCCTCTGTCCCCGCCATGTACGACGACGAGAGTGCCATCGACTTCAGCGCCTACATCGACTCCATGGCCGCGGTGCCCACCTTGGAGCTGTGCCACGACGAGCTCTTCGCCGATCTTTTCAATAGCAACCACAAGGCGTGCCCGGCGGGCGCGGGTGCCCTGGAGCAGCTGCCTGGTGACCTCGCAAGACCCCCGGGCCCAGGCCCCGCTGCCCCGCGGCACCTCAAGCGCGAGCCCGACTGGGGCGACAGCGACGCGCAAGCCTCGCTGCTGCCCGCGCAGGTGGCGGCGTGCGCGCAGACCGTGGTGAGCCTGGCGGCTGCCGCACAACCAACACCGCCCACGTCGCCGGAGCCGTCGCGGTACAGCCCGGGACCGAGCCCAGGGCCAGGCCCGGTCCGGGAGAAGAGTGCGGGCAAGAGGGGCCTGGACCGCGGCAGCCCGGAGTACCGGCAGAGGCGCGAGCGCAACAATATCGCGGTGCGCAAGAGCCGCGACAAGGCCAAGCGGCGCAACCAGGAGATGCAGCAGAAATTGGTGGAGCTGTCGGCCGAGAACGAGAAGCTGCACCAGCGTGTGGAGCAGCTCACGCGGGACCTGACCGGCCTCCGGCAGTTCTTCAAACAGCTACCCAGTCAGTCCTTCCTGCCGGCCACGGGGACCGCGGACTGCCG TGATTCCTGCACGCTGGGGGCTCCAGGAGCATTCCAGTACCATGTATGCAGCTGGGCACCTAGAAGGCCGCGCGGGACCGAG agaggaaagggagagacagagagagagagagaaggagctggaagcatcaactcccatatgtgccttgaccaggcaagcccagggtttcgaaccggcaacctcagcatttccaggttgatgctttatccactgcgccaccacaggtcaggcctttag
- the CEBPD gene encoding CCAAT/enhancer-binding protein delta isoform X2 — protein sequence MSAALFSLDGPVRGAPWPAEPAHFYEPGRTGKPARVSEPGASVPAMYDDESAIDFSAYIDSMAAVPTLELCHDELFADLFNSNHKACPAGAGALEQLPGDLARPPGPGPAAPRHLKREPDWGDSDAQASLLPAQVAACAQTVVSLAAAAQPTPPTSPEPSRYSPGPSPGPGPVREKSAGKRGLDRGSPEYRQRRERNNIAVRKSRDKAKRRNQEMQQKLVELSAENEKLHQRVEQLTRDLTGLRQFFKQLPSQSFLPATGTADCRDSCTLGAPGAFQYHVCSWAPRRPRGTELTTTKNHHQHSCKHITKFRFL from the exons ATGAGCGCTGCCCTTTTCAGCCTGGACGGCCCGGTGCGCGGTGCACCCTGGCCCGCAGAGCCCGCACACTTCTACGAGCCTGGCCGGACGGGCAAGCCAGCCCGTGTGAGCGAGCCGGGCGCCTCTGTCCCCGCCATGTACGACGACGAGAGTGCCATCGACTTCAGCGCCTACATCGACTCCATGGCCGCGGTGCCCACCTTGGAGCTGTGCCACGACGAGCTCTTCGCCGATCTTTTCAATAGCAACCACAAGGCGTGCCCGGCGGGCGCGGGTGCCCTGGAGCAGCTGCCTGGTGACCTCGCAAGACCCCCGGGCCCAGGCCCCGCTGCCCCGCGGCACCTCAAGCGCGAGCCCGACTGGGGCGACAGCGACGCGCAAGCCTCGCTGCTGCCCGCGCAGGTGGCGGCGTGCGCGCAGACCGTGGTGAGCCTGGCGGCTGCCGCACAACCAACACCGCCCACGTCGCCGGAGCCGTCGCGGTACAGCCCGGGACCGAGCCCAGGGCCAGGCCCGGTCCGGGAGAAGAGTGCGGGCAAGAGGGGCCTGGACCGCGGCAGCCCGGAGTACCGGCAGAGGCGCGAGCGCAACAATATCGCGGTGCGCAAGAGCCGCGACAAGGCCAAGCGGCGCAACCAGGAGATGCAGCAGAAATTGGTGGAGCTGTCGGCCGAGAACGAGAAGCTGCACCAGCGTGTGGAGCAGCTCACGCGGGACCTGACCGGCCTCCGGCAGTTCTTCAAACAGCTACCCAGTCAGTCCTTCCTGCCGGCCACGGGGACCGCGGACTGCCG TGATTCCTGCACGCTGGGGGCTCCAGGAGCATTCCAGTACCATGTATGCAGCTGGGCACCTAGAAGGCCGCGCGGGACCGAG TTAACAACTACCAAAAACCACCACCAGCACAGCTGCAAACACATTACAAAATTCAGATTCCTATGA